aaTGTAAGATTactagaaaaacaaaaacaataaattcgAGACctagaaataaattattaaaaaatcgtgATACTTTCTGTTTCGTAGTATTTCAATccgatattttctttttagaaaTTATCTAATTTAAACATTCCagtttgatattttttctacCGTAATTTAACACTATctaattatcattttttaagtCCAGgtaagggtaaaaattttgaaaactaaagATTTGAAATAAGAAATTTACGAATTGATTTGTAACAAAAAGTAACATTTCAAgtcataaaatattaaaaaggtTAATAAGGATTTTGAACTTACTAAAAATATCCCATTTGCAATATTTCAACTAAAAATATCCCTTTCGCAGTACTTCAATTTACCGTTTAGGTTTtctgaattttgaatttctaatctttactctttctaatttttatttttcacaatttttaCCCTTACCTTATTCTGACAAAATTTTGCGTGTGTACAACAAATTATAGATGCTTTGTTACATTATTTGAGTCtgcaaaattttatatataatacaagtTGCTCgtgtaattttgaaataattagaATATCATTATACGGATAGAAGTGCAAACcctttaatatttatattcttatattttataattttaattaattaattgatttattattttttttgttttatttattatcacaTTTGTAACATCACATGCTGATTTCGGGACATTACACAAAACCAATCATATTTTAAGTAACTTTGCAACATCGGCCATCATTTCCTTATGGGGTGATTCCTTTTTGTGCTTTAAAAGTGTTTTGTTCTTGATAcatatcatttaatataaaattaggaataaaaaataatgatcatcttttacatttatttagGCTCAAGCGCAAgtgaaatagaaaaattagTAGGTGCTCAAAATGCAGTAGTGGGTGAATATCCATACCAAGTTTCACTTCGAGTTGCGGGAAACCATTTTTGCGGAGGTGCTTTAATAACCAAGAAACACATTCTTACGGCAGCCCACTGCGTCTACCCAATCAAGAAACAACCATTCCTTAGAAGAGTCATGACAGTTGTAACTGGCACAAACAGCTTGAAAAGTGGTGGTAAATCTTACAAGGTGGATAGTCTTTcatattatgaaaaatatgtcGACAAAACGGAAGACCCAGATTTTATGTATGACATTGGTGTAATTACTGTAAGTAATCGGCCGGTCATGTTGTTTCGTTGCATCCTtatctatttataaattcatATATTTACTTATTCATTAATTCATTTACGAATATTATCTTGCAATAGCTCGCTAAAGAAGTTGAACTATCAAAATTAGTAGAGATTATTCCTCTTCCTACTAAAGATGTTAAAGGTGGAGAAGATGCAGTCATTACTGGATGGGGAACTATGAAAACACCTGATTCACCTCTATCTCAAACTCTCAATAAGTTAAATGTGCAGGTTGTTAATAATGCTAGATGTCAATTATATTACCTTGGCGCACGTACAATTCAAAAATCCCACATCTGTGCTTTTCGCAAACGTGGTACAGGCACTTGCTCGGTAAGAATTTCCGCAacattttgtattaaaaacttttctactaatttataatcaaatatttaaatacgAATTTGGAATAAATAAGCTATTTGGAATCAAacttagaaaaattataatctaaaaattttgtagaaGATTAGAAATAGATACTTTTGGTTTTTGTAATCTTAAACATTTATATATTTCGCACCTTTTTACAAGAAAACCTTCAGTTTCATTCCAACGTACGCTTCTAAAAACAAACATTAACAAAAGTAAAATACGCCACATGATTTGTCTTAAAATATAGTTTGATGCAGGTACTATAAAGTGATGCAGTACGCTATTTGTCAATTCATGTATTTTATGATTACAGGGTGACTCCGGCGGTCCGCTGGTATCCGATGGAGAAATCATCGGAGTGGTTTCTGGCGGAGTAGCTTGTGCTAAAGGATTTCCTGACATTTATACAAGAATCTATTACTACCTAGATTACGTAAAGGAAATAATTGGTGACAAATCAACCAAACAATAAATAAGGGATTGTCAATATGaatgtgagaaattttagttattgttaagaTCGtaatttatatgtttttataataacaaataaacCAGCAAATTGAACTGTACTACGTATGGCTTTTGtaatcattataaaaaaaaataaaaaataaaaaacttaaaaaaaaaaatagttttcgTGACGAAGGCCAGAATGTTTCTGCGGCAATGCTGACACATGTCTTCTTGGGATaattaaaatctctaaaagaataaactttaaaaaaagtaaagggttaggcgagtttgatatattccgcaacgaaattacagataaaaaagaactgagatcaaacaaacaaagttaattatatatttaatcataataaagcaaaaaattgttcagttcaattaagggcttacttaacttagagttaagttatatgttgatccattagaaacaactctcaagatacctactacgtaacttgccatgcccgtttcatttagTTTTCTGGtgaacaaataaaattttctttttatgtattagaacgtgatACAGACACCATAAGCACAATAAAAAGGGCCTACTTACCCTGCCTCTAATTACTTACGTTCTGTTTAGAGTTACCTCTTGACCCAGTTTTTGTTGCATCCAATCCTCTATTGCCTTCTTGTCTCCTCTTCTCTCCTGCCCGCCTGTAttcacaatattttttttcttctcgtctttttctctttcttctttcttccaTCTCAGCTCGTCTAACTACTTGTTCTCTCTCTGTTTTAGTGCCTCTTTCTCCATCTATAATAAAGTATATATAGTCTCTGTCATCGTATTATTTAGtattaactttatttatttataccaAATGTAAATAAGTTgaaagtattat
The sequence above is drawn from the Nasonia vitripennis strain AsymCx chromosome 4, Nvit_psr_1.1, whole genome shotgun sequence genome and encodes:
- the LOC100119350 gene encoding chymotrypsin-2, with the translated sequence MTVVTGTNSLKSGGKSYKVDSLSYYEKYVDKTEDPDFMYDIGVITLAKEVELSKLVEIIPLPTKDVKGGEDAVITGWGTMKTPDSPLSQTLNKLNVQVVNNARCQLYYLGARTIQKSHICAFRKRGTGTCSGDSGGPLVSDGEIIGVVSGGVACAKGFPDIYTRIYYYLDYVKEIIGDKSTKQ